The Sulfuricurvum sp. genome includes the window ATTGAAAATCAAAAAAAACGCTATATAGAAACCAGTTGGGGAAAAACCGTTATTAAAGGTAATATTCTCACTCAAACGCATAGAGATTTATTGGATTGTCTTTTTGCAGGGGCAAAGGAGATTAAAGAACTCGACGGTGGAGCTATCGCTATTTATTTTTCTACCTCTGATATTCTCAAATCTTACAGTGGTACAACTTCTCGAAACACCAAATGGCTAAAAGATAAACTAGATGAAATCCAAACAACCGCTATCGAATTTCGGACAACTGACGGTGAAGATTTCTACAGTTTCAACATTATTAGCTCTTTTGCCTATAGTACAAAACATAAAAGCTTTGGAATTGTCATTACACCGGAATACCGTAAATACTTTGAAGATCAGCTCACCGTTAATTACACCAAAGAGTTACCAAAACTTCTAAAAGTCAAAAGTGCTCTTCTTAGAGCCGTTATCCGTTTCTTTTGGACTCATGCACAAGCAAGTACTATGAGTATCGATAACCTTCTTCAAACAATCGGTTTTCCTATGGAATCAATTCGAACAAAACAAACAGCTATCAAAGAGATCCGTGATAGTGCTGAACTCTTAAAAGACTATGGAATCACATACGAACCGAAAACAAAATTGATTTATCGTAAAGCCTCCTTCGATAACAGCATTACCTTTATGAGTACGCCCAATAAAACGAAAGAATTACCTGGGATTTCTGTAGAGTAGGGGGAGTCAAGGGGTAAAGACCCTTGATCTCTCCCGTTTTCCTATAGATATCTATTTATTCTATAAATATCTATAAATACCTATAGAGCTTCACAATATGACTTCGTTTTATGAGGTATATGACTTCGTTTTGTCACTAAATGACTTCGCCAATGTAGTAAATGACTTCGTAAGATGTAGTAAATGACTTCGTTGCAATAATCCTAATAACAATTTCTTCACAATATGACTTCGTTTTTTCTTACTGTATGAATATTTATCTGCTGACAACTATGCTAATGTGATCAAAAACGTAGTCAAATTGTGCAGGTAATAGGCTAAATCATAAAAATAGTAACAATATTAAATGGATGAAAGCAAAGAATATAAATATTTCACAATATGACTTCGTTTTTTTTGTCAAATGATAATTATTGTCTTTCATTTTGGAACAAAATTCACAATATGACTTCGTAGTTACGGCATAAACATATCAAAACACAACATGACTTCGCTTTTTAGAATTATCAGTTGTAGTTTCACAACATGACTTCGTTTATAGACAATATAAATATCTATATCTTGTGTTTTGGTAATAAAATCTAAAGACTGAAATAGAAGATTACTAGTAATTTTGAATTAATGGAGCCATCGTGAAAGTAAAGCTCAAGCAATTAAACGTAACAATCATGCCATGATTGATTACTCCTTCCCCCTCTATCGTCCCCCGGCTGAAGCCGACAACATCATAATCCAAGCAACACTCGGATGCAGTCACAACCGATGTAGCTTTTGCACCATGTATAAAAGCAAACGCTATACGGTACGTTCATTAAATGAGGTACGCCGTGAGATAGAAGCACTTGCACATGCGTATCCGAACGCCAATAAAGTATTTCTCGCCGA containing:
- a CDS encoding RepB family plasmid replication initiator protein, which produces MEKQQLVFKEFDIVKKFENSNATVSELRTGVFAPIEKISSTSKTYTQFIENQKKRYIETSWGKTVIKGNILTQTHRDLLDCLFAGAKEIKELDGGAIAIYFSTSDILKSYSGTTSRNTKWLKDKLDEIQTTAIEFRTTDGEDFYSFNIISSFAYSTKHKSFGIVITPEYRKYFEDQLTVNYTKELPKLLKVKSALLRAVIRFFWTHAQASTMSIDNLLQTIGFPMESIRTKQTAIKEIRDSAELLKDYGITYEPKTKLIYRKASFDNSITFMSTPNKTKELPGISVE